ACATTTATATGTCCCCTAGTCTGGTGGCACACAGCCCTCCTGGCCTCAAGAGAGCTACTTTGACAAGACATTACAACAGAACAAAGGGACTAGCTGACCACTTAAGagatttaaaaaactttttacaCTAAAATTTTGCACAATTTAGACAGTTACACAGCAAGTGTGATTCCATGCTGTAGGGAGTCAGGTTCTCTGAAGAAAACTACGCTGAAAACAGGTTTCTAGAGTGAGGTCACCTGCTGGAAGAGAAGCTAAGACTCTGGAACCCATTAGTCCTAGTTTGAACGGTTTCTGGTTACTTAGGATGGAAACAGGAAACAAGTACACTTACAGGAGAGTGTGCCCACACTTGCCCAGGTACTTATTGATTCCTTTTATATCGTCTTAGTACCTTCGGCCCCCACACACTCCACTCTGCATTGCACTTTGTGAGCATCACTTAAGTGAAGGCTCTGGAGAGGACTCTGAAGCTGAACATACATAGATCCTAATTTTAAAAGTGCCTCCCGATAATACCAAACTACTGGGCTATGTGCCATACTGTGAGTACTAAAGAGCTACAGGGCCTCAGGTACTTGTCTGTGACACATCCAAACAGGGCAGGCCAGAGTTGTGGGCACTCCAGACTTCACCAGTAGGGCTTCAAATTCAGATAGAATGGCATTCTTTACACAGAACCCAAGAAGGAAAATGCAAACACAACGTTTTGATATCACTGATGGACATAAAATTTTAGGAGACTATGAAACCATAAATAGCTAAAAATTTGGAATACCTCTTATAATACTCCTGGAACTGTCCGGGGATGAGAGCCACTGGGTAAGAACTGACCTTTGTTCGGTCTGTTGGCAACACTTTGTACTTTCCTTGAGGCACTTGGATAACCTGTGTTAACATCAAGAAACGTGAAAACTAATCCAACCTGGGAACCAAGGCTTCTAGAAAAGAATTCCCATGTGTACACTACATCTATGTCCCCGCCCCAGAGAAATGCTAGCAATTCAAATGACCCGGGAACAACACCCTAAGGGATGTGGTGTTTTCTGGCTGCATGTGTGAGTTCTGTACCTGTTATCCACCAGGTGCACAGACTCTGAGGAAAGCTGCTATGTCTCTGGCTCACCACGGTCTTTCACAAAGTTGAAAATGTCCTGGGGACACTGGTCTAACCTCACGGGGCTCCCATAAAAACCAGAGGTAAGCAATCTGTGCTGCTCTTACCAACCTTGGGACACAGGAATTACAATACCTAGCTACTGTTAGTCTCCCTCAGTAAACTCTCAATCATAAAGCAAAGGtcttgggaggagggaggggaagaggacaaGCAAATGGCATTATTCAATACATCATTAAAAAAACAGTATCTTAACTTGTTAGAAAAGAAACACAGCTGGCACcgcaataataaataataatataataataatgatgtaCAGGAAGTGATGACCATTCTGCAACAACAAAGGAGACCCAGATACCACTGAACTAAGTCACCCTACATGTGTCTGCAAGTCAAAATatgctcttctctcttccatgCGTTCCCGGTTTAAGTTGCTGTTGAATTCGGCTGCTTTCTTGGCAGCTTTCTTAATGTACTCAGGTACTTTGCTGGCTTCAACTTTCTGAGTATTCTGTTGTTGCATTTGCTAACAGAAAAACATTACAGTTAGAaatcatatataattttataaaaagtttCCCCACCCCCTAAGACAGATGTCAATCACTTCAAATTACTTACAGAATACTCTTTATAATGATCTGTAATCCTCTGACGTTCCTTTTCTTGTAGAATAACAGAATATTCAGCATGTTTAGCTGGGTATTCTTTTATCATTAAATCAATCACTTCATCACTGCGCAATGCTGTTAAACCTATTTTAGAACACCCcccaaaaagtaaagaaaatcttTTAAGGCCAAGTGAACACAGGTACTTTTTCAAAAAGTAGTTTCTCTTTCAAACtattctacattaaaaaaaaaaaagcttatagTAAGCAAAattactacattttaaaatagcaaaagtTACTTTTCATAATAAAGTCAAGCAAtcgggctgaagagatggctcaaaggttaagagcactggatgctctcccacaagatcctgagttcagttcccagcacccacatggtggctcataaccatctataatgagatctggtgccctcctctagtgttcagagatacatgcaggcagaatactgtatacataataaagaaataaatttaaaaaaaaataaagtcaagtaATCAAAACTAAAGATTATCATGTAAAGACAAAGAAATCAATTTTTCAACCAAATgagtttcttttagattttatgtaaattataaGGATATACTTAGAAATCAGTGTGAAATAATGATATAATTGtaatacataaaaacaataatataaGCCAATAATAATACAAGAcatataaaaaattatttctcaatATCTATTTCCTAGTCTCTAAATCTATATACCACAAATATCATAATTCACATTTCATATTCACTAGTCTACACATACCGTCTAACAACTTGCAGTATCAGATTTTGCCTACTGATGTCATGAATTTAACACTGAAAAGTTTTACGTAAAGAATCTGCTATAATGAAGTAAAAACTTAACAAGATTTGCCTTTTAAAGGGTAAGCATCTATGTGCTCAATCCCCGGCACTGCAGAGAGATAACAGTCCATACTCAGATACAAACAAACTTTATTCACATCCTTTACATttgaacaataattaaaaaatgagtcaacattttaacatttgaataatttttttattaactttgtAAGCACTTTAGGACACAAGACCTGTATCCAGTATCACCTACAATGTTCGGCATAAAAGACACAATAGGAGCTGATTACCTAGTGTGCACTGCGTTTCTGTAATGACGTTTAATTCTCTCAGGTAGAGTTTCTCCTTGTGAGATAAATCTCGTCGCTCTAAATCTCCAAAAGCAGAACAAAAGGAgtattaaaaactaaaactatacatttgaaaactttaaaaaacttgaaaaactattttaaacacATCTCTCACTGCATATTCTAAGCATCAGTAATACTGaggtaaatacacacacacacacacacacacacacacacacacacacacacacacaaaaccttacAAATTAGAGAAATAAACATTAGATAACTAAAACTAGAATAATCCGAAGCAAAGCATGCAACTACATTAGGGCAGTTAATCATGAATGGCCCTCTACAACCCAGGCATGACTTAGAGCTAACTCTATTCTTAAGGTCTGGAAAAACAGTAAAAATCAAAAACCTTGGCTatgaagtctttttgttttgttttttcattttttcaaaattaacCTCAGGTAGTTAGGGATGGTGGCAAACACCTATAATCTCATTACTTATTCTGCTCTAAAATAACTTGGAGACATCTAAAAACATACTAACTAGAGTCCAAGGTGCTGAGTAACAATGTAAATTACAATCAGCAAGTGTTCTAAGTATATAAAATAGAGGTCACTCATAATCAAGACTGTCCTGTCAGAAGTCAGATGGCATCCATCATACACACTAAGCCTTAAGTACCTGGGTATTTCCGCTTGAAGGAGGTCACACCAAGATATTCACTGACTTGTTCCTGAAGCATATAGTATTCTCCTGTTTCATCAGGTGGCCATTTGTACTCTATTAAGTTTTCTGCTGGGTAGTAACTAAAGCTGAGATGGAAAACCATGTATCAATTTTAATCATTtatatttcaaagtattttcaaaataatttgaagtattgaaattcatttttattgctgctATATTTATcatgaaaattacaaaatgagTAAAAACAGTGTTCTAAAActgtacaggaaaaaaaaaaggaaaaaaaattcactgAAAGTGGCAATTTCTTTACAAGCCAAGAACCTAAGGCTGGAAAGaaagctcagtagttaagagcacttgtggctcttGGAGGtgagagttcagttcccagtatcacatcaggcagctcacaaccacctatgacTCCAACTCCACATCTAGTATGACCTTCTGGTTCTACAGGTACCACATCCCCATGGGCATatacacataaagacacacagTCTTTCTGTCTAACATTCACTGCAATTACTTCATGCCTACCAGATTCTGACCCTTGTCTATTGCTCAGGAAGTCACAGACAACTGAAAACACAGAATTCCAAGGACCTCTTTCTCAGGGAACAGACAAGAAgctatatatttacatacatttatttgCTCTACAAACCCAGAAGCAAAGAACAGACCTATTCTGGAAGTTCCAGTATACTGTATACAACTGTAATCCTAAATCTCAAGGAGTATGATGACCACCTCAATCTGAACCATCTAATGTCTATGAGAGTCAGGAGTGCAACAGtgttttttttgcatttattcattaataaataaaaaaaaagcttcccatttcttctttgtgGTGAGTTGGGGACTTCTCTATGCATTCTGTATATTAATTCCTTTATCATATAtatgatttgtaaatattttctagcATTCTATGGCTCTTTTTCCTCTACAATTGACAGTACCACATTTTTCCCTGCTTTAAAAATTTTGCTGTTGTCTGAGTTGCCTGTTTTGAAACTTTAGTTTTTTGGTGTTATGTCTAATACTCTGTTGCTAACTCAAGGTTTTCTAGGCAGTTTTTATAGTTAGGATTTTAATTCATTCTGAACAGATGTTTCCAAAAATATAGATCAAATAGTCAAAAAGCACCTAAGAAGATATTCAGCAAGTATCACTAACCATGgtatacaaaacaaaatcacagtgGGGCTATcatcaaacatacaaaaaaacaaaaataatgttgcAAGGTTATGAAGAAATTAGAAGTTTTGTGTACTGTTGGTGAGAATACAGAATGGTACAACTACGATGAAAGTATATGGAAGGTCCTCACAAAGCCAAATACAGAATTACCATACGATACACCTTTTGACTTCTAGTTATGTACCAAGGTATTAAAAGCAGGGATTAGGAATGCCAATGTTCACATTAATTACCCCAGCCTACAGATGAATAAACAAAGTGGGATATTGTTCAGACTGAAGGAAATTTTGACATGAACTCCATCACAGATGAACCCTGTAGACATTATGCTAACGGATAAGTCAGATACCACAGGGCAAGTACTGTAGGGTTCACACTCAGGGGCAGGGAGCAGAATTGTAGTGGCCAGCAGCTAGAGGCAGGAGGGATAGAAGGTACTGGAGGGTTATGCCGTTTGAGTTACTGAAGTTTTGGAAAGGGATGATAGTGATAGTTGCACAACACTGTGAATGCAATTAACACCACTTAACTGTACACTTGAAAGTGCTACAACAGTGAGTCTTACATACCTAATTTACCATAACTTCTTAACAGCTCAGGAACAAGACCTACTTAGGTATTATAttatatggctttttttttcttcttagaatgtgtttttgtttattttttgctttgtgtgaatgtgtgtgtacacacatctGTGGAGGGCAGAATGGGACATCAGACCCTCTAGAGCTCACAGGCCAATGTGAGCAGCCATGTAGGTACCAgtaaccaaactcaggtcctctgaaagggcatccagcactcttaactgctgaaccatctctccagcccataaatataatttttaataactGCTCCTGATGCCTAGGGAAGAAGAGGCCAAATGGTCTACAAAAGCTACTACTGACCCTTCAAGTAGTAGTACCTGAGATCCTGACTTGAAGTCTCGCAGCTTCTCGAGCTGTCCCCTGAGCCCATTCGCCTCCTTTTAGATGGATGGGTCCCATCATTTGAGTTATCTTCATTATCATCCTGTACATTTAAatgattgaaaaataataatagaaaataaaagaatgatttaaagaaaaacacaacaacaaagaatgattGTGTATCTTTGCAGTTTGCCTAAGACTCCACAAGAGAAAGCATATTTCTAACTAATGTATTTAGAAAACTAATTTCCTACAATAATTGTCAGGGCAAAGAATTTGTTACAAGCAAGAAGcagaataaaactaaaaatggaccttcaattcaaacaaaataaaaatttcagctatgatttttaaaatatattctaccTTCCCTTTCTTAGCAACTGGGTGGGTAGAAGCCACTCTAAAATTAAAGCAGGACTTCCTATTtgaactgggaaaaaaaaaatcaataaatgttataGGATCCTCCAACTTACAACTGGCCCACAAGAGTGTAATTCTAATTAGCTACTGTGGAGACAAGGACTGAACACAGGTTGGCAAATCTAAGCACATTTTCTTTGTTACActgcagaaaagaaactcagcTCATCCAGGATATATATGTTGTTCAGCTATTCCATTAATGAAACGAGTAATCAAATGCTTTTAAAACACTTTATTAACATATTACTtgagtcatttttttaaagaaaaaaaaaatctctttaatgATAGCATGCCTCTGTCTCTGGCTGATGCTCAAAGAGGAGCCAGCCCAGAACAAATATTCCACACATGCTATCATCCTTGTGTGTTTTAGGCTCAGGCTCCAGATTACATTTTGAGCAATGTAAATGGGACAGACGACTGCAAGTCTAGCCACTTAAAAGTCATATTTTTTGTAAATCAAGGTAATGTAGCTCCTAACACTACCACTCTTACTATGTATTAGAATAAAAAACCTTCTAAAGAGAATGAAGAGGCACACAGTGGGCTGCCTGGAGTCTCACAGGGaactgccctccctccctccaccagcCCTGTGTTAAAgcccctctgcctctgaagtCAGGTGGCTGATGCAAGGATTAAGTAAGGGAATAAACAGACTTCACTAACAGCAGGGACTAGCATGTAACTGTTTGATACCTATTAACGTTAAGATAAGGGGTAGGATTTTACATTTCGACTCTAGCACCTAGGAActtactaaaattattttccaaatagaAAAACATACATATTCTCCTTTTCACTCATCAAAAATGAAGCTAATTACACAGACTGAAAACTCCCTGTAACACTAACAATCGGGGATAAGTTGGGAAAAGactattttccttaaaattcatCCTTTTTATAGTACTCGGATTCCATACTTTGGACAGTTCATTTTGAACACTGAAAGTACCTATTTTCTGTGTAAACATTTTAAcgaccttcttttttttttttttttgatgtctaCAACTTCCTTCAGTTAAAAACAATAATTCacttgaaaagaaacagaaacggAAGTTGACACCAAGAAGTTTAGGAGCAAGAGGTGGGAAGCCCGAGGTCTGCTTTCGTTACGGGCCCTCTCGGCTGCCCGGTCCTCGGGGCGAGCCCCGCGCGGTCCGAGACTGAGGCCGGCCGGGCTACCGGCGAGAGGAGCACCGAGCAGGAGGACCGGGGCACGCGGCCGGCTGGGGTCCCCGGGGCAGGTCCCGCCGAGCGGCGTCCTGACTGCGATCCCCGAAGGCCGCAACTTTTCCGAGCTCCCCAGCTGCGGGGGAGCCTGCGAGCCTCGGTCCGCGACCCTCGTCGGCCGCACTTGTTGCTCCCCGACCTGCCGCCCGCTCCCCGCGGTGCTCCGCTCCCCGCCCAGGCCCGGCCCGGCTTCGCCGCCGCCGTTGGGCAGCGCGGTCTGCTCGCTCACCTTCGGGGACTGCGCTCCGGGGGAGGCCGGGTCGCTGTCGCACCGCCGCGGGGACAGCGCCGCCCCGGGCCCGGCCGCTGCCATCAGCCCCAGCGCCCCGcgcccgccgccgccgccgccgcgcCGCCGCCGCCTGCGCCGCCGCCGCCCGCCGCCGGCCGCCCGCGCCCGGCCCCGCCCCTCCGCCCGCCCGCCCGGGGCCGCCCCTGCCGCCGCGCGCCCCGCGGCCCGCCAGCGCCACCGCCATAGCCGCAGCGCGCCGCCGCCCGCTCGCCCGCCCGTCCGCTCGCCCGCACGCCGCTCACGTCAGCCGCCGCAGCTGCGCCGCTCCGCCGGCCTCTGCCGGGACCCGCCGGCTTGCAGCGCCGCGCCGCGCCCGGCCTGAGCCCCGCAGCCCGACCGCCCGCCGCCGACGACCCGGCCCCAGCCTCGCCCGGCTTCCCGGCCGCCTGGCGAGctcgccgccgccgccgccgcgcCGCCGCCCCTTCCCTGCGCCCCCAGCCCGCCCGGCCCTCCGCGTCGTCAGCCGCGGCTCCGCCCGCCCCGCCCGCCGCCcgccccctcccctcctccgccGCGCGTCAGCCGGGGGTCCCCAGCCCGCCGGAGGCCTTCCCCTACCCCACCTGGATCCGCGGCTCCTCCCCTTCGAAAGGAGCCCCCGCCACACGgtgtcctccctcccccctccccaacactcacacacaccccatgtCCCCAGACCCACCCCTCAGCCGGGGGTCCCCATACACGCCGggcccttcccttctcccccaggtctccccactccctccctcatCTTTCCTGCAGTGTTCTTTCCCCACCCTGTGTCCTTGCCCCTCTTCACCCCACCGTTCCATCTTCACTCTGCACATCCCGGGGTCCCCAAGGCACCCTCAGCGCCTTTGTCTCGCTTCTGCCTCTGCTGCGACCTTGGGAAGGTGGCCCTCTGGACCACGTGCGAAGAGTCAGAGCAGCTTTAGCCAAGCAGGACCCAGACAGTCCGAGAGAATGTGGAGGGGGAGGGTCCCCAAGACCATATGACTGGCAGAGCCCCTGAGCACCTGCAGGACACAGGATCCGGGGGCCCTGGAAATGGGAGCCATGGTATTTGGACAGGATATTAGCTCTTGGACTAAGCCATGAAATCTGGGATGTTTCTAGAGAATTGACTATACCAGTGGgccataaaatgaaatttcatcaATGGAGAGAGCTATAAGTAGTAAaaagggccaaaaaaaaaaaattaaattggggTAGCTATAATAGAAAAGGACTGCATGAGAATAACTTccttaaaatagaatttaaaggaTGGAGAGGTAGTAAAGTGAACACAAGGACCTGTGTCCAATCcccagaacattaaaaaaaaaaaaaaaaaaattaggcatGATGgtggcacacttgtaatccaatGCTGGTGAGGTGAAAAAGTAGAAACAGGCTAAGCAACAAGTCTTGGGCCAATAAGAGATCCTGTTTTCTATGAAAGGGGAAGGTGTGTGTGCGCGGATgaggagtgcaggtgcctgcagagatcAGAGATGTTAGCAACATGTTATGAGCCACACCACCCGAGTGATAAACacctaacttgggtcctctacaagggcAGTGTGTAAGGCCTTTCGGAGGACTCAGACAATGGGGATCAACATCTTAAAGTCAGAAGAtcctcttcttcccccccccctctctctttttctctctctctctcatatgtccttcctccctttccctttctctcaccATAAAACCTCGAGAGGCAGGCAGGTAGTCCAGATGTTCAGATTTCTTGTAATGACCCATGTAAACATTTATGTAACATTCAAGGTATTTGATCTTTACAACTCCTTAAGAACAATAGTTGTTGCTACAGAAGTTACAGTGGTCTGGTGGCTTTGGGGGAAGGGCACCAAGTTAGTCATGCAGTGAAGGGTCTGCTCTCTGCAACACTCCCAGTGTCTTGTGCCCATTACCATCTCCCATGACTAAAAACTCCCCACTGTCTTCTCTGGAAGCTACACTGAAGTCAGTACCCAGACCTTTGTCACACTGTCATCCACCTCTGTCCTCTTCATTGGGCAGCACTTCACAGGGGTGACTGCTTGCTTCCCAGGCTTTTATGCTGAGACATTCAACTATGTTGGGAAGGGGTTGCTGGGCatgaaacccaggacctcagcattacaggcaaacactctactgcTGAAACACATCCCCCAAGCCTACCCATTCCTTGGTAGAGCAATCCTGGTGTGGAAGTCATACCCACCTTTTCCACAGAAGATAGATCCCAGTCCAGTCATGGAAATATGATTAAATTCCACCAAGTTAAACCAGAGTTGGAAGACAGAAAGCCTGTATTCTTACCAAATTGCTgggaaatgcatttttatttctttaaatattatttggGAGTTTTTAGTTCTTGCATCTAAATGAGCCTAACAGACTACTCAATGGAAAATCATTTGTATTTTGATTGGAGAAGGAGGAATTTAGATAAAGCACCAATACTTAAACTTTAAACTTAGGGATTTCtttcaaaagaacaaatac
This DNA window, taken from Cricetulus griseus strain 17A/GY chromosome 2, alternate assembly CriGri-PICRH-1.0, whole genome shotgun sequence, encodes the following:
- the Phf10 gene encoding PHD finger protein 10 isoform X2, with amino-acid sequence MAAAGPGAALSPRRCDSDPASPGAQSPKDDNEDNSNDGTHPSKRRRMGSGDSSRSCETSSQDLSFSYYPAENLIEYKWPPDETGEYYMLQEQVSEYLGVTSFKRKYPDLERRDLSHKEKLYLRELNVITETQCTLGLTALRSDEVIDLMIKEYPAKHAEYSVILQEKERQRITDHYKEYSQMQQQNTQKVEASKVPEYIKKAAKKAAEFNSNLNRERMEERRAYFDLQTHVIQVPQGKYKVLPTDRTKVSSYPVALIPGQFQEYYKRYSPDELRYLPLNTALYEPPLDPELPALDSDGDSDDGEDSRGDEKRKNKGTSDSSSGNVSEGDSPPDSQEDTFQGRQKSKDKVATTRKDGSKRSVLSKSVPGYKPKVIPNALCGICLKGKESNKKGKAESLIHCSQCDNSGHPSCLDMTMELVSIIKTYPWQCMECKTCIICGQPHHEEEMMFCDVCDRGYHTFCVGLGAIPSGRWICDCCQRAPPTPRKVGRRGKNSKEG
- the Phf10 gene encoding PHD finger protein 10 isoform X3, yielding MAAAGPGAALSPRRCDSDPASPGAQSPKDDNEDNSNDGTHPSKRRRMGSGDSSRSCETSSQDLSFSYYPAENLIEYKWPPDETGEYYMLQEQVSEYLGVTSFKRKYPERRDLSHKEKLYLRELNVITETQCTLGLTALRSDEVIDLMIKEYPAKHAEYSVILQEKERQRITDHYKEYSQMQQQNTQKVEASKVPEYIKKAAKKAAEFNSNLNRERMEERRAYFDLQTHVIQVPQGKYKVLPTDRTKVSSYPVALIPGQFQEYYKRYSPDELRYLPLNTALYEPPLDPELPALDSDGDSDDGEDSRGDEKRKNKGTSDSSSGNVSEGDSPPDSQEDTFQGRQKSKDKVATTRKDGSKRSVLSKSVPGYKPKVIPNALCGICLKGKESNKKGKAESLIHCSQCDNSGHPSCLDMTMELVSIIKTYPWQCMECKTCIICGQPHHEEEMMFCDVCDRGYHTFCVGLGAIPSGRWICDCCQRAPPTPRKVGRRGKNSKEG